Proteins from a single region of Mucilaginibacter daejeonensis:
- a CDS encoding 3-keto-disaccharide hydrolase: MMNLTKFMKVSGLAVALFAVCSSANAQNTLTAKEKKEGWKLLFDGKDSKGWRSAKADTFPKSSKGWIIKDGTMTIQATNGAESQNAGDIVTVGEYGPAFELAFDFKLTRGANSGVKYFVTLKENSGASAIGLEYQVLDDEVHPDAKLGRDGNRTLASLYDLKTSNKTGATKPIGEWNSGRVIVYPNNHVEHWLNGKKVLEYERGSEEFRKLVQMSKHKIWKDFGEAKQGHILLQDHGNEVSFRNIKIKELK; this comes from the coding sequence ATGATGAACTTAACTAAATTCATGAAAGTGTCGGGCCTGGCAGTAGCTCTATTCGCTGTATGCAGCTCGGCCAACGCACAAAATACACTGACCGCTAAGGAAAAGAAAGAAGGCTGGAAACTGCTTTTTGATGGTAAGGATAGCAAAGGCTGGCGCAGTGCCAAGGCCGATACCTTCCCTAAGTCATCCAAAGGTTGGATCATTAAGGATGGTACCATGACCATTCAGGCCACCAACGGTGCTGAATCGCAAAATGCAGGCGACATTGTTACCGTGGGCGAATACGGGCCTGCCTTTGAACTGGCATTCGATTTTAAACTGACCCGTGGTGCTAACAGCGGTGTCAAATACTTCGTTACCCTGAAGGAGAACTCAGGTGCATCGGCTATTGGACTGGAGTACCAAGTGTTGGATGATGAAGTACACCCCGATGCCAAGTTGGGCCGCGACGGTAACCGTACTCTGGCCTCGTTATACGACCTGAAGACCTCTAACAAGACCGGTGCTACCAAACCGATCGGCGAGTGGAACAGCGGCAGGGTGATCGTTTACCCTAACAACCATGTTGAACACTGGCTGAATGGCAAGAAAGTGCTGGAATATGAGCGCGGATCAGAAGAGTTCCGTAAGCTGGTACAAATGAGCAAGCATAAGATCTGGAAAGATTTTGGCGAGGCTAAGCAAGGCCATATCCTGTTACAAGATCATGGTAACGAGGTTAGCTTCCGTAATATCAAGATCAAAGAGCTTAAATAA
- a CDS encoding sugar phosphate isomerase/epimerase family protein, protein MKKLLYNTFLMLLVISGSADLTKAQSGKLLFPEAPGIVSFTYRNNFAKDVPGTLDMIKGNGITDIEFSNLFGQKAEDLRRMLDERGLKCSSYGVSWEALTGKTVEVAAAAKALGAQFVRVANIPHTKGTFTLENATMAINEFNRVGKILKDQYGLEFIYHNHGFEFEPYQGGTFYDHIVKSTDPKYVSFELDILWAFFPGQDPAKLLATYPKRYRALHLKDLKKGVAGNNSGGTDQNNDVVLGTGQIDIPAVIKAAKKAGVKHYYIEDESSSSIEQVPQSIKYLNSLKK, encoded by the coding sequence ATGAAAAAGCTTTTATATAATACTTTCTTAATGCTCCTGGTGATCAGTGGCTCGGCCGACCTCACCAAAGCGCAATCGGGCAAACTGCTGTTCCCCGAAGCACCGGGCATCGTATCATTCACTTATCGTAACAACTTTGCAAAGGATGTTCCGGGTACGCTGGATATGATCAAGGGCAATGGCATAACCGATATCGAATTCTCGAACCTCTTTGGTCAAAAGGCTGAAGACCTGCGCCGCATGCTCGACGAGCGTGGTTTGAAATGTTCATCGTACGGTGTAAGCTGGGAAGCGCTGACCGGCAAGACGGTCGAGGTTGCGGCTGCCGCCAAGGCGCTGGGTGCACAATTCGTACGTGTGGCCAACATACCGCATACCAAGGGTACGTTCACTTTGGAGAACGCCACCATGGCGATCAACGAGTTCAATCGGGTGGGCAAGATCTTGAAGGATCAGTACGGCCTCGAATTCATTTACCATAACCACGGCTTTGAATTTGAGCCTTACCAGGGCGGTACCTTTTATGATCACATCGTTAAAAGCACTGATCCCAAATACGTGAGCTTCGAGCTGGATATACTTTGGGCATTTTTCCCAGGTCAGGATCCTGCCAAATTGTTGGCTACCTACCCCAAACGTTACCGTGCGTTGCACCTTAAAGATCTCAAAAAAGGCGTAGCGGGCAACAACTCAGGAGGTACCGATCAAAATAATGACGTGGTGCTTGGCACCGGACAGATCGATATACCGGCCGTGATCAAAGCAGCTAAAAAAGCCGGAGTAAAGCATTATTACATAGAGGACGAAAGCAGTTCCTCAATTGAGCAGGTGCCTCAAAGCATCAAGTACTTGAATTCGTTGAAAAAATAG
- a CDS encoding DUF6807 domain-containing protein produces the protein MAKSWILTCCLLAAAATTASAQDAEVTIKRNDQQKKVDVMIGGEPFTTFMYPDTLEKPTLYPIATANGTTITRGFPLNPKPGDPTDHPHHIGLWFNFENLNGLDFWNNSYAIPPAKKDQYGWIRTQKITEAKSGRKGILAYMANWTDKAGDVILTENTRYEFSGINGQRIIDRVTTLKAVKKAVFNDAKDGMLGLRLAHELQMPTTKDEKFADSKGIVTVVKGGTDKVPTGMYRTSEGKMGDAAWSTRGVWCEVYGKMGNDSVTVAMIDHPGNPNYPTFWHARGYGLFAANPLGEKIFTNGASAKNLTLEPGQSVTFKYRVIVSNGNRALTPTQLNAEAKSFAKK, from the coding sequence ATGGCAAAAAGCTGGATACTGACCTGTTGCCTGCTGGCGGCGGCTGCAACTACAGCAAGCGCACAGGATGCAGAGGTCACCATCAAACGGAACGATCAGCAAAAGAAGGTGGACGTGATGATCGGGGGCGAGCCCTTCACCACATTCATGTACCCTGATACACTGGAGAAGCCGACCCTGTACCCGATCGCTACGGCCAATGGCACCACCATTACCCGTGGCTTTCCGTTGAATCCTAAGCCCGGCGACCCGACCGATCATCCGCACCACATCGGGTTATGGTTCAACTTTGAGAACCTGAACGGGCTGGACTTTTGGAATAATTCGTACGCAATACCTCCCGCCAAAAAAGACCAGTACGGTTGGATACGCACTCAAAAGATCACCGAAGCTAAAAGTGGTCGTAAAGGCATATTAGCTTACATGGCCAACTGGACCGATAAGGCCGGCGACGTGATCCTGACCGAGAATACCCGTTACGAATTCAGCGGGATCAACGGTCAACGTATCATTGACCGGGTCACCACACTGAAGGCCGTTAAAAAAGCGGTTTTCAATGATGCCAAGGACGGTATGCTGGGGCTGCGCCTGGCACATGAGCTGCAAATGCCTACAACCAAGGATGAAAAATTTGCCGATAGCAAAGGTATCGTTACCGTCGTAAAGGGTGGTACCGATAAGGTTCCTACCGGCATGTACCGTACCAGTGAAGGCAAAATGGGGGATGCCGCCTGGAGCACCCGCGGTGTTTGGTGCGAGGTGTATGGCAAAATGGGTAACGATTCGGTAACCGTGGCCATGATCGATCACCCGGGTAATCCCAATTATCCTACCTTTTGGCATGCCAGGGGTTATGGATTGTTCGCGGCCAATCCACTGGGCGAAAAGATCTTCACCAATGGCGCATCTGCCAAGAACCTGACCCTTGAACCCGGCCAGTCGGTCACCTTCAAGTACAGGGTAATAGTAAGCAATGGCAACAGGGCTTTGACACCAACTCAATTGAACGCCGAAGCCAAAAGCTTCGCCAAAAAATGA
- a CDS encoding Gfo/Idh/MocA family protein: protein MENSRRKFITQATIASAGIMLSKTSWSAKSYKRIIGANDRVRVGVIGFSDRHRSSHMPCFMNHYKELNFEIVGVSDIWKKRREEGAAMWKEKMQNDVKAYRNNEELYGSKTVDAVFISTADFQHALHTIEAVKAGCDAYVEKPFAETMDDNKAALKAVRESNKIVQIGSQRRSGSNYHAANDFIKSGKFGPITMVELTWNVNQPGRWRRPELLNVLKEQDTDWKRFLMNRPFEKFDPRIYLEYRLFWPYSSGLPGQWMSHQIDTVHWFTGLKHPRSVVANGGIYQWKDGRRNWDTIMAAFDYGPLDDKSKGFQVTFGSRMHNGDEHPAEIYYSNGGELNLITNKISPKGGLTARAAAAMGMQANLLPEIALDNSEQAVASANTGGDKLTSNHVRNWMECVRSRKQPNAPVDAGYSHSIANIMTTAAAHTGSKATFDEKSQEVMVNGKVFKY from the coding sequence ATGGAGAACTCTCGTCGTAAATTCATCACGCAGGCGACCATAGCCAGCGCAGGTATCATGCTCAGCAAGACCAGCTGGAGCGCCAAAAGTTATAAACGCATCATTGGCGCTAACGACCGCGTAAGGGTGGGCGTGATCGGTTTTTCTGACCGTCACCGCAGCTCGCACATGCCATGCTTCATGAATCATTATAAAGAACTGAACTTCGAGATAGTGGGCGTGTCTGACATCTGGAAAAAACGCCGTGAGGAAGGCGCTGCCATGTGGAAAGAGAAAATGCAGAACGACGTGAAGGCCTACCGTAACAACGAGGAACTTTATGGCAGCAAAACGGTAGATGCGGTATTCATCAGCACTGCCGATTTCCAACACGCACTGCATACCATAGAGGCCGTAAAAGCCGGTTGCGACGCTTACGTTGAAAAGCCTTTTGCCGAGACGATGGATGATAATAAGGCCGCGCTGAAAGCGGTGCGTGAATCGAACAAGATCGTGCAGATCGGTTCGCAACGCCGTAGCGGCTCTAACTACCATGCCGCTAATGATTTTATCAAGTCAGGAAAATTTGGTCCGATCACTATGGTAGAGCTGACCTGGAACGTGAATCAACCCGGCCGCTGGCGCCGCCCAGAACTTTTGAATGTACTAAAAGAGCAGGACACCGATTGGAAGCGCTTCCTGATGAACCGCCCGTTTGAAAAGTTCGACCCACGTATCTACTTAGAATACCGCCTGTTCTGGCCTTACTCGTCAGGTTTACCTGGCCAGTGGATGAGCCACCAGATCGATACTGTGCACTGGTTCACCGGCTTAAAACATCCACGCAGCGTAGTGGCCAATGGTGGCATCTACCAATGGAAGGATGGCCGCAGGAACTGGGATACCATCATGGCCGCTTTTGATTACGGACCACTTGATGATAAGAGCAAGGGCTTCCAGGTAACCTTCGGCTCACGCATGCACAATGGCGATGAGCACCCTGCCGAGATCTATTACTCCAACGGTGGCGAATTGAACCTGATCACCAACAAGATATCGCCTAAAGGTGGTTTGACCGCAAGGGCGGCCGCTGCCATGGGCATGCAAGCTAATTTACTGCCTGAGATCGCGCTCGATAACTCTGAGCAAGCCGTAGCATCAGCCAACACTGGCGGCGATAAGCTGACCTCGAACCACGTACGTAACTGGATGGAGTGTGTGCGTAGCCGCAAGCAGCCTAATGCCCCTGTTGATGCTGGTTATAGTCACAGTATAGCGAACATCATGACCACCGCAGCTGCTCATACTGGTTCGAAGGCCACGTTTGACGAGAAGAGCCAGGAGGTTATGGTGAATGGTAAGGTATTCAAATACTAA
- a CDS encoding glycoside hydrolase family 43 protein: MKNFLYTLAFCLLSIMSLAQTTDRGIRLADPTIFVENGTYYLYGTGSANGFPVYTSTDLVKWQPHTQLALTKGDSYGTKGFWAPQIWKNKDRYFMAYTADEHIAIASSDSPLGPFKQATIRPVSMGGRQIDPFVFKDQDGRFYLYHVRLQNGNRIFVSHLKDDLSDVADTSGVECISAKATWENTANAQWPVTEGPTVTRIGALYYLFYSANDFRNIDYAVGYATAPSPTGPWTRFTANPIISRSNTDRNGSGHGDVFTDKQGQLWYVLHTHSSNDQVEKRRTAIVKLRLNNGQFTMVPGSFRYLESEAAK; encoded by the coding sequence ATGAAGAATTTCCTATATACACTTGCCTTTTGCCTCCTATCAATAATGTCGTTAGCCCAAACGACCGACCGTGGTATCAGGCTGGCCGACCCGACCATTTTTGTAGAGAATGGCACCTACTACCTATACGGTACGGGCAGTGCGAACGGCTTCCCGGTGTACACCTCAACCGACCTGGTGAAGTGGCAGCCGCATACTCAACTGGCACTCACCAAAGGCGATAGTTATGGCACCAAAGGCTTTTGGGCGCCGCAGATATGGAAGAATAAAGATCGATATTTTATGGCTTACACCGCTGACGAGCACATTGCCATTGCCAGCAGTGATAGCCCATTAGGCCCTTTTAAACAAGCGACAATACGCCCTGTTAGCATGGGCGGCCGGCAGATCGACCCTTTTGTTTTTAAGGACCAAGACGGCCGTTTTTACCTATACCATGTGCGTTTACAGAACGGTAACCGCATATTCGTTAGCCATTTAAAGGATGACCTGAGCGATGTGGCCGATACATCTGGCGTGGAATGCATTAGCGCCAAAGCGACATGGGAGAACACGGCCAACGCCCAATGGCCAGTGACAGAAGGGCCTACCGTGACCAGGATAGGTGCGCTGTACTATTTATTTTACTCTGCCAATGATTTCAGAAACATCGACTACGCGGTAGGTTATGCCACCGCTCCTTCGCCAACCGGGCCTTGGACCCGCTTTACCGCCAACCCGATCATCAGCCGAAGCAATACCGATCGCAACGGCAGCGGCCACGGCGATGTATTTACCGACAAGCAAGGACAACTTTGGTATGTGTTGCATACGCATAGTAGCAACGACCAGGTAGAGAAACGCCGGACCGCCATCGTTAAGCTCCGCTTAAACAACGGCCAATTTACAATGGTTCCTGGCAGCTTCAGATATCTGGAGTCAGAAGCCGCAAAATGA
- a CDS encoding glycoside hydrolase family 125 protein, with translation MKRRHFVKDCAILASAVTLSQTSLAAESFPLVRTAAAKRRFSSTAVEKAIAEFSSKVKDKELVWLFNNCFPNTLDTTVTYDASKGRPDTYVITGDIDAMWLRDSSAQVWPYLQFVNTDSKLKDLIAGVINRQVRCVLTDPYANAFYHDPNQVGEWAKDSTKMKPGLHERKWEIDSLCYPIRLSYHYWKMTGDTRPFDDQWKKAVETIYQTFKEQQRKDGDGPYSFKRMTEFATDTVPMNGYGYPVKPVGLICSAFRPSDDATVFSFLIPSNFFAVASLRQAAEMLTAVAHDNATAQRFTQLANEVDAALKAHAVIDHPQYGKIYAFEVNGMGSHILMDDANIPSLLAMPYLGSVPETDPIYQNTRRYVLSTDNPFYYKGAVAEGIGGPHVGKDMIWPMSIIARGLTSTNDAEIRECIQTLKRIHAGTGFMHESFHKDDAKKFTRHWFAWANTLFGEFLWKTYKSKPELLG, from the coding sequence ATGAAGAGAAGACATTTTGTAAAGGACTGTGCCATCCTGGCGTCGGCTGTTACCCTTAGCCAAACCTCGCTGGCGGCCGAAAGCTTTCCGCTGGTACGTACGGCAGCAGCTAAACGCCGTTTTAGCAGCACTGCTGTAGAAAAGGCCATAGCCGAATTTAGCAGCAAGGTAAAGGATAAGGAACTGGTATGGTTGTTCAACAATTGCTTCCCCAACACCCTTGATACTACCGTTACTTACGATGCCTCGAAAGGCAGACCCGACACATATGTGATCACCGGCGATATAGATGCCATGTGGCTGCGCGACAGTTCGGCCCAGGTATGGCCTTACCTGCAATTCGTGAATACCGATAGCAAGCTGAAGGACCTGATCGCCGGGGTGATCAACCGCCAGGTGAGGTGCGTGCTTACTGATCCTTACGCCAACGCCTTTTACCATGACCCTAATCAGGTTGGCGAGTGGGCTAAAGACAGTACGAAAATGAAGCCTGGCCTGCACGAGCGAAAATGGGAGATCGACTCATTATGTTATCCCATCAGGTTATCCTACCACTACTGGAAAATGACCGGCGACACCCGCCCGTTCGATGATCAGTGGAAAAAGGCGGTAGAGACCATTTACCAGACCTTTAAGGAACAGCAACGCAAGGACGGTGATGGTCCATACTCATTTAAGCGCATGACCGAGTTCGCTACCGATACCGTGCCCATGAATGGCTACGGCTACCCGGTGAAACCGGTCGGCCTGATCTGTTCGGCCTTCCGCCCAAGCGATGATGCTACGGTCTTCTCCTTTTTGATACCTTCTAACTTTTTTGCGGTAGCCAGCCTGAGGCAGGCGGCCGAGATGCTGACCGCTGTAGCGCATGATAACGCCACTGCACAGCGATTTACCCAATTGGCCAACGAAGTAGATGCCGCCCTGAAGGCACATGCTGTGATCGATCACCCGCAATATGGCAAGATCTACGCTTTTGAGGTGAACGGTATGGGCAGCCATATCCTGATGGACGATGCCAACATCCCCAGCCTGCTGGCCATGCCTTACCTGGGCTCGGTACCGGAGACGGACCCGATCTATCAGAACACGCGCAGGTACGTACTATCTACCGACAACCCCTTTTACTACAAAGGCGCAGTGGCCGAGGGTATTGGTGGCCCGCACGTAGGTAAGGACATGATCTGGCCCATGAGCATTATTGCCCGCGGCCTAACCAGCACCAACGACGCCGAGATCCGCGAGTGCATCCAGACCCTGAAACGCATTCACGCCGGCACTGGCTTCATGCACGAGTCGTTCCATAAGGACGATGCCAAAAAGTTCACCCGCCACTGGTTCGCCTGGGCCAACACCCTCTTTGGTGAATTTTTATGGAAGACATATAAAAGTAAGCCGGAGCTGTTAGGGTAG
- a CDS encoding glutaminase family protein, giving the protein MFNKFRIVVAAALLQLPVVAGAQIKKAPSYPLITHTPYFSIWSNTDQLNGSVTTHWTGKSQSLLGVVKVDDAAYRFMGEAQKRYRSVLAAADEGSYTCRYLINQQPAAGWQQPNFDDAQWKTGNGPFGDDRDKVGVSWTKGDVWMRRKFTINELPKGELLLNLFHDDDVEVYLNGKLIKQIKGWTGELKYMKLTPEAQSALVKGENVIAVHCNNSVGGSWLDVGLGEELPQPANNAIKAAKQTNVVITATQTTYQFKCGPANLKVTFTSPLLLNDLSLLATPVSYITYSVSSADGKAHQVSLLQSVSTDLSVDQPAQQVEAKAYTNNGLNILKAGTTAQPVLKKRGDDLRIDWGYVYVAAQNAQQYINQGTDAITSFINRDNNSEKAAKGRSLSLNTILHLGKVGAGPVSKSIALGYDEVDAIQYFGTDLKPWWRNDAKATMEGELSKALKNYAAVIAKCKATDARIYQDALKVGGDKYAQLCVLAYRQAIAAHQLVKSPQGDLLFLSKENFSNGSINTVDITYPSAPMFLLYNPDLLKGMMNGIFYYSESGKWTKPFPAHDLGTYPLANGQTYGEDMPVEENGNMIILTAAITRVENRPDYARKHWKTLSTWVNYLAEAGLDPGSQLCTDDFAGHLAHNANLSVKAIVAIGAYAQMADMLGDKAASKKYSNMAAQMAKKWETMANAGDHYALVFDNKNTWSQKYNMVWDKVLQLHLFPQKIYDTEIKYYLTKQQKYGLPLDSRKTYTKSDWILWTSALTEDPKAFHSLVDPIYRFATETTTRVPLNDWHETLDGKKVGFQARSVVAGYYMPTLKRKLAAVKK; this is encoded by the coding sequence ATGTTCAACAAGTTCAGGATAGTAGTGGCCGCGGCCCTTTTACAGTTACCGGTAGTGGCCGGCGCCCAGATCAAAAAGGCGCCGTCGTACCCGCTCATCACGCATACACCATATTTCAGCATCTGGTCGAACACCGATCAGCTCAACGGTTCGGTCACCACGCATTGGACCGGTAAGTCGCAGTCGTTACTGGGTGTGGTCAAAGTGGATGATGCCGCTTACCGTTTTATGGGCGAAGCACAAAAGCGATACCGTAGCGTACTGGCCGCCGCTGACGAGGGATCGTACACCTGCCGCTACCTTATCAACCAGCAGCCTGCCGCCGGTTGGCAGCAGCCCAACTTTGACGATGCCCAATGGAAGACCGGCAACGGCCCCTTTGGCGACGACCGCGACAAAGTAGGGGTGAGCTGGACCAAGGGCGATGTGTGGATGCGCCGCAAATTTACGATCAACGAATTACCTAAAGGCGAGCTACTGCTCAACCTGTTCCATGATGATGATGTGGAAGTTTACCTGAACGGCAAGCTGATCAAGCAGATCAAAGGCTGGACCGGTGAATTGAAATATATGAAACTTACACCCGAGGCCCAAAGTGCTTTGGTAAAAGGTGAGAATGTGATCGCCGTGCACTGCAACAACAGCGTGGGTGGCAGCTGGCTCGATGTAGGTTTGGGTGAAGAGTTACCGCAACCCGCTAACAACGCCATCAAGGCCGCTAAGCAGACCAACGTTGTGATCACCGCCACGCAAACCACCTACCAGTTCAAATGCGGCCCGGCCAATCTTAAGGTCACCTTCACCTCGCCGTTACTGCTCAATGACCTGTCGCTGCTGGCCACGCCGGTATCGTACATCACATATAGCGTATCCTCGGCCGATGGTAAGGCTCACCAGGTAAGCTTGCTGCAAAGCGTATCTACCGATCTGTCGGTCGATCAGCCTGCACAGCAGGTAGAGGCAAAGGCTTACACCAATAACGGCCTCAACATCCTGAAAGCCGGTACCACCGCACAACCTGTGTTAAAGAAACGCGGTGACGACCTGCGTATCGATTGGGGTTATGTTTATGTGGCCGCGCAAAATGCCCAGCAATATATCAACCAGGGTACCGATGCGATCACTTCGTTCATCAACCGCGATAACAATAGCGAAAAAGCTGCTAAAGGTCGTTCATTAAGCCTAAACACCATATTACATTTGGGCAAAGTAGGCGCAGGGCCGGTGAGCAAAAGTATAGCGTTGGGTTATGACGAGGTGGACGCCATTCAGTACTTTGGTACTGACTTGAAGCCCTGGTGGCGTAACGATGCCAAAGCCACCATGGAAGGGGAGTTGAGCAAAGCACTGAAAAATTATGCAGCGGTGATCGCTAAATGCAAGGCTACTGATGCCCGCATTTACCAGGATGCCCTGAAAGTAGGCGGCGATAAGTATGCCCAGCTTTGCGTGCTGGCCTACCGCCAGGCCATAGCAGCACATCAGCTGGTCAAAAGTCCGCAGGGCGATCTGCTATTCTTGTCCAAGGAGAATTTTAGTAACGGTTCCATCAACACGGTCGATATCACGTATCCATCGGCACCCATGTTCCTGCTATATAACCCTGATCTGCTCAAGGGCATGATGAACGGTATATTTTACTACAGCGAAAGTGGCAAGTGGACCAAGCCTTTCCCGGCTCATGACCTGGGTACCTACCCATTGGCTAACGGGCAAACCTATGGCGAGGACATGCCGGTAGAAGAGAATGGCAATATGATCATCCTGACGGCGGCCATTACCAGGGTAGAGAACCGCCCCGATTATGCCCGCAAGCACTGGAAGACCCTCAGCACCTGGGTGAATTATTTGGCCGAGGCCGGCCTGGATCCGGGTAGCCAGCTTTGCACCGACGATTTTGCCGGTCACCTGGCACACAATGCCAACCTATCGGTAAAAGCCATTGTGGCTATTGGCGCCTATGCGCAAATGGCCGATATGCTGGGCGATAAGGCCGCCTCTAAAAAATACAGCAACATGGCCGCCCAAATGGCTAAAAAATGGGAGACCATGGCCAACGCGGGCGATCACTATGCACTGGTATTTGATAACAAGAACACCTGGAGCCAGAAGTATAATATGGTGTGGGACAAGGTGCTCCAACTCCACCTGTTCCCGCAAAAGATCTATGATACCGAGATCAAGTACTATTTGACCAAGCAGCAAAAGTACGGCCTGCCGCTGGATAGCCGGAAAACTTACACCAAGTCGGACTGGATCCTGTGGACATCGGCCCTGACCGAAGACCCGAAAGCGTTTCACTCCCTGGTGGACCCGATATACCGTTTCGCCACCGAGACCACGACCCGCGTGCCGCTCAACGACTGGCACGAAACGCTCGACGGCAAAAAGGTAGGCTTCCAGGCCCGCAGCGTGGTAGCAGGCTACTACATGCCTACGCTAAAACGCAAACTGGCAGCAGTGAAGAAGTAA
- a CDS encoding aldose epimerase family protein, with product MKNLSSSKLMAASGLAVIMLAACSGPSSQHNDTHDSTAVSSRSTASDTVNAAAFSRTIDGKPVQLYTLYNRNGVRAQITNYGGRLVSLWVPDKNGKPTDVVAGFNLVEGYQHSAEPYFGATIGRYGNRIAKGRFTLDGKAYKLFTNNGVNTLHGGKKGFQDVVWDAEQLNDNTLQLSYVSKDMEEGFPGNLSVKVTYELTMDNGLKITYRATTDKRTVVNLTNHAFFNLNGEASGSILQHQVRINADRYTPVDSTLIPTGKLEPVKGTPFDFVKMETIGARINQKDQQLANGKGYDHNYVLNPHQFGDAVAEVIGDKSGIAMTVYTTEPGLQFYSGNFMQSKNSMKGGHKDDPRTAFCMETQHFPDSPNQPQFPSTVLDPGKVYQSTSLYLFGAKK from the coding sequence ATGAAGAACTTAAGTTCATCGAAACTTATGGCCGCCTCGGGGCTGGCCGTTATAATGTTGGCCGCATGCAGTGGCCCATCATCGCAACATAACGATACGCACGACAGTACCGCAGTGTCATCACGGTCGACCGCTTCGGATACCGTGAACGCCGCTGCCTTTAGCCGTACCATTGATGGGAAGCCGGTGCAGTTATATACCCTGTACAACCGCAACGGTGTAAGGGCTCAGATCACCAACTACGGTGGCAGGCTGGTATCGTTATGGGTGCCTGATAAGAACGGCAAACCCACCGATGTAGTGGCCGGCTTTAACTTGGTCGAAGGTTATCAGCACTCGGCAGAACCTTATTTTGGCGCTACGATCGGTCGTTATGGTAACCGTATAGCCAAAGGCCGTTTTACGCTTGATGGTAAAGCTTACAAGCTATTCACCAATAATGGTGTTAACACCTTGCATGGTGGCAAAAAAGGTTTTCAGGATGTGGTTTGGGATGCCGAACAACTGAACGACAATACCCTGCAGCTAAGCTATGTGTCCAAAGACATGGAGGAAGGCTTCCCTGGCAACCTGAGCGTAAAGGTGACCTATGAGCTAACCATGGATAACGGCCTGAAGATCACCTACCGCGCCACTACCGATAAGCGCACGGTGGTCAACCTTACTAACCATGCGTTCTTCAACCTCAACGGCGAGGCCAGCGGAAGCATTTTACAGCACCAGGTAAGGATCAATGCTGATCGGTACACCCCTGTGGATAGCACCCTGATCCCTACCGGCAAATTAGAGCCGGTGAAAGGCACGCCGTTCGATTTTGTTAAGATGGAGACCATCGGTGCCCGCATTAATCAGAAGGATCAGCAATTGGCCAACGGGAAGGGCTATGATCACAACTACGTGCTCAACCCACACCAATTTGGCGACGCCGTGGCCGAGGTGATCGGCGATAAGAGCGGCATAGCCATGACGGTATACACCACCGAGCCGGGCCTGCAATTTTATAGTGGTAACTTTATGCAAAGCAAGAACAGCATGAAAGGTGGTCATAAAGATGATCCGCGAACAGCGTTCTGTATGGAAACCCAGCATTTCCCTGATTCGCCCAACCAGCCACAGTTCCCGAGCACAGTGCTTGACCCGGGCAAAGTATATCAAAGCACATCATTGTATCTTTTTGGCGCAAAAAAATAA